A section of the Cydia splendana chromosome 1, ilCydSple1.2, whole genome shotgun sequence genome encodes:
- the LOC134794401 gene encoding protein borderless isoform X1: MVLVVFLAAAAAAAATCARAALLPQQPERLRATVGGFAVMNCHLDFPFGNEIPYHLQWDKDGEMVLSWLSGWESAAVGERWSGRARRVAGGALGGGSLNVSSVRESDAGLFRCRVSFPNRSPPSRNNGTFYYLDVDGGTVIAAPPVNVTVVEGERAELECGAKEPDAVVVWSRDGRPLSELSDLAARIELPGNGSLVLPNALAADAGLYECSVQHEDRYQTAEAYLDVQYKAKVVYAPDERYLPLGKPASLDCHFSANPPLTNLRWEKDGFLFDPYNVPGVFYSRNGSLLFNRVDESHEGQYSCTAYNALGSSGPSPRVRVRVQRPPVLLTRPQPLYLARLGQPLALPCAAAHQLHHDPPRVIWSRKDGAPLPEERFTLEEGKLSISAVAEEDRGVLICTVSNEAADVSAETELLIENLPPRAPYNLTARATAHAIQLAWVPGRRGVDAEYTVWYRERAAHEWRTLRLLSRGITEASLTNLRASTPHELRVLATDSLGDGLFSKPLFVTTLDPDVDESEAAFVAAVTETSDGAATAGEDELEEDIADTGDVAQEPVAGAGQLEVTVRLLDEAALVRWAGAGPGRCDLRWYRDEQAGRRLLATAHTHHDHLLVSSVEEGARYWAAVRCGVARGGAGVSVPSYSRLRAVAGGCAAAALLLAAAAAALVLLRRRLPCARRPRPAPQLPPPPPKRRY; this comes from the exons GGTGAGATGGTGTTATCCTGGCTGAGCGGCTGGGAGTCGGCGGCGGTGGGCGAGCGCTGGAGCGGGCGCGCACGGCGCGTGGCGGGTGGCGCGCTGGGCGGCGGCAGCCTCAACGTGTCCTCCGTGCGTGAGTCCGACGCGGGGCTCTTTCGCTGCCGCGTGTCCTTCCCCAACCGCAGCCCGCCCTCGCGCAACAACGGCACCTTCTACTACCTCGACGTGGACG GCGGCACAGTGATAGCAGCGCCGCCGGTAAACGTGACAGTGGTGGAGGGTGAGCGCGCGGAGCTGGAGTGCGGCGCCAAGGAGCCGGATGCGGTGGTCGTGTGGAGCCGCGACGGGCGCCCGCTGTCCGAGCTGAGCGACCTAGCCGCGCGCATCGAGCTGCCCGGCAACGGCTCGCTGGTGCTGCCGAACGCGCTCGCCGCCGACGCCGGCCTCTACGAGTGCAGCGTGCAGCACGAAGACCGCTATCAGACCGCCGAGGCCTACCTCGACGTGCAGT ACAAAGCAAAGGTAGTGTACGCGCCCGACGAACGTTACCTGCCACTGGGCAAGCCAGCGAGCCTGGACTGCCACTTCAGCGCTAACCCGCCGCTCACAAACCTGCGCTGGGAGAAGGACGGCTTCCTCTTCGACCCCTACAACGTGCCCGGCGTCTTCTACAGCCGCAACGGCAGTCTGCTGTTCAATAGA GTGGACGAGTCGCACGAAGGCCAGTACTCGTGCACGGCGTACAACGCGCTGGGCTCCTCGGGCCCGTCGCCGCGTGTGCGCGTGCGCGTACAGCGGCCACCCGTGCTGCTGACGCGGCCGCAGCCGCTGTACCTGGCGCGCCTCGGCCAGCCGCTCGCGCTGCCCTGCGCCGCCGCGCACCAGCTGCACCACGACCCGCCCCGCGTCATCTGGAGCCGC AAAGACGGAGCACCCCTGCCGGAGGAGCGCTTCACACTGGAAGAGGGCAAGCTGAGCATCAGCGCTGTGGCGGAGGAGGACCGGGGCGTGCTGATCTGCACCGTCAGCAATGAGGCGGCCGACGTCAGCGCCGAGACCGAGCTGCTCATCGAGAACCTGCCGCCGCGAGCGCCCTACAACCTAACCGCGCGCGCCACCGCCCACGCTATACAACTCGCCTGGGTGCCTGGCAG ACGCGGCGTGGACGCGGAATACACGGTGTGGTACCGAGAGCGCGCGGCGCACGAGTGGCGCACGCTGCGGCTGCTGTCGCGCGGCATCACCGAGGCCTCGCTTACTAACCTCCGGGCTTCCACCCCGCATGAGCTGCGCGTGCTGGCCACTGACAGCCTGGGCGATGGACTGTTCAGCAAGCCCCTTTTCGTCACCACCCTAG ATCCCGACGTTGACGAAAGCGAAGCAGCGTTCGTGGCGGCCGTGACGGAGACGAGCGACGGAGCTGCCACCGCGGGCGAGGACGAGCTCGAGGAGGACATCGCCGACACAGGCGACGTAGCACAGGAGCCAGTTGCAG GTGCAGGTCAACTGGAGGTGACTGTGCGGCTGCTGGACGAGGCCGCGTTGGTCCGCTGGGCGGGTGCGGGCCCCGGCCGATGCGACCTGCGCTGGTACCGAGATGAACAAGCTGGTCGTCGGTTACTGGCCACCGCGCACACCCACCACGACCACCTGCTGG TGAGTTCGGTGGAGGAGGGCGCGCGGTACTGGGCCGCGGTGAGGTGCGGCGTGGCtcgcggcggcgccggcgtgtCGGTGCCGTCGTACTCGCGGCTGCGCGCCGTGGCGGGCggctgcgcggcggcggcgctgctgctggcggcggcggcggcggcgctcgTGCTGCTGCGCCGCCGGCTGCCGTGCGCGCGCCGCCCGAGACCCGCGCCGCAGCTGCCGCCGCCGCCTCCCAAGCGACGATATTGA
- the LOC134794401 gene encoding protein borderless isoform X2, with translation MNCHLDFPFGNEIPYHLQWDKDGEMVLSWLSGWESAAVGERWSGRARRVAGGALGGGSLNVSSVRESDAGLFRCRVSFPNRSPPSRNNGTFYYLDVDGGTVIAAPPVNVTVVEGERAELECGAKEPDAVVVWSRDGRPLSELSDLAARIELPGNGSLVLPNALAADAGLYECSVQHEDRYQTAEAYLDVQYKAKVVYAPDERYLPLGKPASLDCHFSANPPLTNLRWEKDGFLFDPYNVPGVFYSRNGSLLFNRVDESHEGQYSCTAYNALGSSGPSPRVRVRVQRPPVLLTRPQPLYLARLGQPLALPCAAAHQLHHDPPRVIWSRKDGAPLPEERFTLEEGKLSISAVAEEDRGVLICTVSNEAADVSAETELLIENLPPRAPYNLTARATAHAIQLAWVPGRRGVDAEYTVWYRERAAHEWRTLRLLSRGITEASLTNLRASTPHELRVLATDSLGDGLFSKPLFVTTLDPDVDESEAAFVAAVTETSDGAATAGEDELEEDIADTGDVAQEPVAGAGQLEVTVRLLDEAALVRWAGAGPGRCDLRWYRDEQAGRRLLATAHTHHDHLLVSSVEEGARYWAAVRCGVARGGAGVSVPSYSRLRAVAGGCAAAALLLAAAAAALVLLRRRLPCARRPRPAPQLPPPPPKRRY, from the exons GGTGAGATGGTGTTATCCTGGCTGAGCGGCTGGGAGTCGGCGGCGGTGGGCGAGCGCTGGAGCGGGCGCGCACGGCGCGTGGCGGGTGGCGCGCTGGGCGGCGGCAGCCTCAACGTGTCCTCCGTGCGTGAGTCCGACGCGGGGCTCTTTCGCTGCCGCGTGTCCTTCCCCAACCGCAGCCCGCCCTCGCGCAACAACGGCACCTTCTACTACCTCGACGTGGACG GCGGCACAGTGATAGCAGCGCCGCCGGTAAACGTGACAGTGGTGGAGGGTGAGCGCGCGGAGCTGGAGTGCGGCGCCAAGGAGCCGGATGCGGTGGTCGTGTGGAGCCGCGACGGGCGCCCGCTGTCCGAGCTGAGCGACCTAGCCGCGCGCATCGAGCTGCCCGGCAACGGCTCGCTGGTGCTGCCGAACGCGCTCGCCGCCGACGCCGGCCTCTACGAGTGCAGCGTGCAGCACGAAGACCGCTATCAGACCGCCGAGGCCTACCTCGACGTGCAGT ACAAAGCAAAGGTAGTGTACGCGCCCGACGAACGTTACCTGCCACTGGGCAAGCCAGCGAGCCTGGACTGCCACTTCAGCGCTAACCCGCCGCTCACAAACCTGCGCTGGGAGAAGGACGGCTTCCTCTTCGACCCCTACAACGTGCCCGGCGTCTTCTACAGCCGCAACGGCAGTCTGCTGTTCAATAGA GTGGACGAGTCGCACGAAGGCCAGTACTCGTGCACGGCGTACAACGCGCTGGGCTCCTCGGGCCCGTCGCCGCGTGTGCGCGTGCGCGTACAGCGGCCACCCGTGCTGCTGACGCGGCCGCAGCCGCTGTACCTGGCGCGCCTCGGCCAGCCGCTCGCGCTGCCCTGCGCCGCCGCGCACCAGCTGCACCACGACCCGCCCCGCGTCATCTGGAGCCGC AAAGACGGAGCACCCCTGCCGGAGGAGCGCTTCACACTGGAAGAGGGCAAGCTGAGCATCAGCGCTGTGGCGGAGGAGGACCGGGGCGTGCTGATCTGCACCGTCAGCAATGAGGCGGCCGACGTCAGCGCCGAGACCGAGCTGCTCATCGAGAACCTGCCGCCGCGAGCGCCCTACAACCTAACCGCGCGCGCCACCGCCCACGCTATACAACTCGCCTGGGTGCCTGGCAG ACGCGGCGTGGACGCGGAATACACGGTGTGGTACCGAGAGCGCGCGGCGCACGAGTGGCGCACGCTGCGGCTGCTGTCGCGCGGCATCACCGAGGCCTCGCTTACTAACCTCCGGGCTTCCACCCCGCATGAGCTGCGCGTGCTGGCCACTGACAGCCTGGGCGATGGACTGTTCAGCAAGCCCCTTTTCGTCACCACCCTAG ATCCCGACGTTGACGAAAGCGAAGCAGCGTTCGTGGCGGCCGTGACGGAGACGAGCGACGGAGCTGCCACCGCGGGCGAGGACGAGCTCGAGGAGGACATCGCCGACACAGGCGACGTAGCACAGGAGCCAGTTGCAG GTGCAGGTCAACTGGAGGTGACTGTGCGGCTGCTGGACGAGGCCGCGTTGGTCCGCTGGGCGGGTGCGGGCCCCGGCCGATGCGACCTGCGCTGGTACCGAGATGAACAAGCTGGTCGTCGGTTACTGGCCACCGCGCACACCCACCACGACCACCTGCTGG TGAGTTCGGTGGAGGAGGGCGCGCGGTACTGGGCCGCGGTGAGGTGCGGCGTGGCtcgcggcggcgccggcgtgtCGGTGCCGTCGTACTCGCGGCTGCGCGCCGTGGCGGGCggctgcgcggcggcggcgctgctgctggcggcggcggcggcggcgctcgTGCTGCTGCGCCGCCGGCTGCCGTGCGCGCGCCGCCCGAGACCCGCGCCGCAGCTGCCGCCGCCGCCTCCCAAGCGACGATATTGA
- the LOC134806149 gene encoding uncharacterized protein LOC134806149: MSTGKIQIQENLYLVESELGWILSGKPDSYHDRNDDLSVLTYYQASWENRLNEPDPPLDTGNVKSLWELESIGITDSPKVNRDEEAIKHFNENTIFKDNRYFVSWPWNEYPPDLQSNIGLAHGRLVSLLKRIDTEALRIYDQTLQEQFKTGIIEIIEDEGTTDHPIHYLSHHGVSAPGKKLRIVYDASAKTKDSKSLNECMYCGPMMLEDLTGLLIKFRCHKIGITADVEKAFLQIGLHNKDRDVTRFLWLKDVSKPAVKENLVHYRFTRVPFGIISSPFLLNATIKHHLSRTNDGRLKSLASDIYVDNVLTGTNSIEEAMSLYRDSKMIFFFLALSRHFATAHGSLGSA, from the coding sequence ATGTCAACCGGGAAGATACAAATCCAAGAGAATCTGTACCTCGTAGAGTCTGAATTAGGATGGATCCTCTCTGGAAAACCAGATAGCTACCATGACAGGAATGATGATCTCTCCGTCCTCACCTATTATCAAGCATCGTGGGAAAATAGACTTAATGAACCTGATCCACCCTTAGATACAGGAAATGTCAAATCTTTGTGGGAATTAGAGTCAATTGGCATTACAGATTCTCCGAAGGTCAACCGAGATGAGGAAGCAATCAAGCACTTCAATGAGAATACGATATTCAAGGATAACAGATACTTTGTCAGCTGGCCTTGGAATGAATACCCCCCAGATCTACAGTCGAACATAGGACTTGCACATGGCCGACTCGTCAGTCTACTCAAACGAATAGATACAGAGGCCTTGCGGATCTACGATCAGACCTTACAAGAACAGTTTAAAACAGGTATTATAGAAATTATCGAAGACGAAGGGACTACAGATCATCCCATACATTACCTAAGCCATCATGGAGTGTCGGCGCCCGGGAAAAAGCTTAGAATTGTCTATGATGCGTCAGCAAAGACAAAGGACAGTAAAAGCCTTAACGAATGTATGTACTGCGGCCCAATGATGTTGGAAGATCTAACAGGCTTGTTAATAAAGTTTAGATGTCACAAAATTGGAATAACGGCTGATGTAGAAAAGGCTTTTCTACAGATAGGCTTACACAACAAAGACAGAGACGTCACAAGATTCCTGTGGTTGAAGGATGTGTCTAAACCAGCTGTAAAGGAGAATCTTGTACATTACAGATTCACACGTGTACCCTTTGGCATAATATCCAGTCCATTTTTGTTGAATGCTACCATCAAACATCACTTATCTAGAACCAATGATGGACGTTTAAAGAGTCTAGCCAGCGACATCTATGTGGATAATGTCTTGACAGGAACAAACAGCATCGAAGAAGCGATGAGTCTGTATAGAGACAGTAAAatgatcttcttcttcctcgcgttatcccggcattttgccacggctcatgggagcctggggtccgcttga